In the genome of Panthera uncia isolate 11264 chromosome X, Puncia_PCG_1.0, whole genome shotgun sequence, the window CACAACCGCCACTTCCACCACTACCTTCTCAGAAAAGAGTCACCCGTCTGGCTCTTGGCTTTGTCTGGCTGCCAACCTAAGGCATGTGCCTACGCAGGAGGCGATGACATTTTGGCTCcactttcaaagtttttttttttttttttctttctcatgtgtTATTTCTAAAGATAACAAAGGTCAAAAGGCATCCAGCATTTTCTGGTTTCTCATAAGCTTCTGGTCAATATTTAATCTGGTTTATGGATTTTTTTAGGTCTTCTAGATGCCTTCTTGAGCCTGCTTGTGGCCACCCACAGACACTTGTAAGGAGGAGAGAAATCAGCCTGGTAGAGACACTCTGAAATGAGGGATTAAAGGCCAAGATCCAAGGAGTGAGAGCTGCAGCCAGAAGGCAAGGGAGCAGGTACGGAAGACACTTCTGCTGAGAGGTCTGCCATGGCCTCTGTTGGTTTCCAGCTTGTAGGCTACATCCTGGGCCTCCTGGGGTTGCTGGGCACTCTGGTAGCCATGCTGCTTCCCAGCTGGCGAACCAGCTCCTACGTTGGCACCAGCATCGTGACGGCAGTCGGCTTCTCCAAGGGCCTCTGGATGGAGTGTGCCACACACAGCACAGGCATCACCCAGTGTGACATCTATAGCACGCTTCTAGGCTTGCCGGCTGACATCCAGGCTGCCCAGGCCATGATGGTAACATCCAGTGCAGTCTCTTCATTGGCCTGCATCGTCTCTGTGGTGGGCATGAGATGCACAGTCTTCTGCCAGGACTCCAGAGTCAAAGACAGATTGGCGGTGGTGGGCGGAGTCTTCTTCATCCTTGGAGGCCTCCTGGGCTTCATCCCTGTTGCCTGGAATCTTCACGGGATCCTGCGGGATTTCTACTCCCCACTGGTACCTGACAGCATGAAATTTGAGATCGGAGAGGCTCTTTACCTGGGCATTATTTCCTCCCTGTTCTCCTTGGTAGCTGGAATCATCCTCTGCTTTTCCTGCCCACTCCAGGGAAATCGCTCCAACTACTATGATGCCTATCAGGCCCAGCCCCTTGCAACTCGGGGCTCTCCAAGACCTGGTCAACCACCCAAGGTCAAGAGTGAGTTTAACTCCTACAGCCTGACAGGGTATGTGTGAAGAACCAGGGGCCAGAGCTGGGGATAGGGGTGGCTGGGTCTGTGAAAAACAGTggacagcacccccccccaaggGCCATAAGTAAGGGACATTGCCACTGGACCATGTCAGAAGGTGCTGCTGAGGATAGACTGACTTTGGCCACTGGATCAGGCAAAGGCAGAAATGGGAACTGGTGTGACAGCATGCAGGTTGAATTGTCAAGATGCTTGCCAAGCcagcctttctgttttcttcaccttGCCCACCACCCACTCCCCACCTGGAGTCCTCAACCCTCAACTCCAAACTCCACCTTCTACCCTAGGCCATGCCACAGAAGCTCCCCTCTGCCCTTTGATTTACCTGGGAATCCATCCCCAAACCTACTAATTATATCCCACTGGCTAATCCTCTCTGTGATCAGAGACCCTCCCTCTGGCTGAGGTCGGCTGTTGGCTCTTAGCTCATTGCTGGGGGATGTGGGGGGAGGAAGAGTGGTGGCTTTTATGGGCATGGCTCTCACCAACTTTCCAAGCTTCTCTCCAAAGAAACTGACTGGCCAGTAATGGGGTCTGGAGCCTCCATCCCACTGTTGTTACGACTCCGCAGTGTTCAGACTGGTTTGTGCATTAACTGAAATAAAACCATCCCATTGTACCAAGGGAACAAAGAATGACTGGGTGCaggatgagagggagggaaggcagccaAGGACCAAAAAAATCACTGCCCAGGACATTTCCTGGAATTCTCTCCTGTGGTGGGTTGGGGATCTGGCTCCCCCACTAGaggaaagcacaaagaaaaaagatatggTGGAAAGCTCAAGGCAGCATCAGACTCTGACTCCACTTGAGGAACTGCCCCAGAAGCTGCAGCCCCAACTTTCACTGacgcccctgcctccctctgacCTGGCCTCCTGCTAAGAAACAAGGCTATAGGTCCTACACAGTGATCTCCTTAGGAAGGGGAAACTAGTTTTTCTGGAGATGGCTCTTGGCTGGGGGATGACAGCATGGGTGTCATGAGGGACTGAAGAGACCACTCCTTGATGCTGcccaagaaagaataagaactttGGTCTCAGAAGCTGGGTGGGCACGTGTGGTGGCTCCAGTGGATGTTTCTATCAGGCCAGAGAGAGGCACCTTCCCTAATGGACAATCAGCCTGAAGTCTGCAATCAGTGCCCCGGGGTCTCCTCACAGAACAGTACAGAGCCTCTGAGTGACCACAGCATCAggtgcctgccccccacccgccaccctTCAGGCTGGCCCCACCATCCTTCACCAGACATCTCAGAGTTGCTAGAAGGTGTCTGAGGGCTTCTGCATGGAACAATAATGCTCAATGAGCTGTAGCCCTGATCTAAGCCATAGCTGAGCTGCCCCTTGGGATTTCAGTTGAGGCGGGAGAGTAGAGGATGGTTCCCAGGCACACAGTTTCAGCTCGGAGGTGTGAGAATGTTCCATTTCccctggggagggagtgggggacagGAGTCACAGCTAGACCAAAGGCATTTTCCCTCACCAGCCAAAGCATGCTCACCCAGCTTTTGACAAACTCCAGTCCACCTCCCCAAACCTCAGTGCCAGCAGAAGGGGCTCACTCGTCTCTAACATGCCTTTCACCTTTCTACCTTCTTGCTTGTGATTAAGCACTTCTCCAAAGCTGGAAGGCCCTCTCTACTTAGCCACATCTTCCTCATTTCTGGAGAACTTGCTCAGCACCACCTCCTACACTGAGTCTCTTCTGACCACTCCGTCCCTCTCCTACCCTCTTTCCTCCAACCCTCAACATGTAAATATTGCTTCTTTGATgcttattattcatattttttggaTGGACAGTtatcttttcatatgtgtgtATCTGATTTCACGATTACATTGTAAACTCTTGGAGGGTAGGGGCCATATCTGAGACCTCTCTGTATCCTTCAGACTATCTGTAAAAGcgctgggcacatagtaggtgatcaataaacaCTGGTTGATTGAGTacttttgttactgttttattaaTTCAAAGAGGCCCAGACAGGGCAGATGTGACAGAGAGAACTGGGCcaaggggaggagggatggaaaCTGGTTTTACTCTTgaggtgcctagctggctcagtgggttaagcatctgactcttgatttcggctcagatcatgttctcacagttagtgggatcaagccccacatcaggctctccactgtcagtagggagcctgcttgggattctctgtctccctctctttctgcccctcccttgctcatgcactctaaacaaacaaacaaacaaacagaaaagagaagagagaaaagaaaagaaaagaaaaaagaaaagaaaagaaaagaagagaaaagagactgGCTTTTCTCCTCACTGGGTGGATAAAAAATTCTAGACCTTAATAGAGACATTAAGAAAGCAAGACAGgtgtgccttggtggctcagttggttctgcatccgacttcggctcaggtcatgatctcacagtttgtgagttcgagccctgcgtcgggctctgtgctgatagcctggagcctggagcctgcttcagattctgtgtctcctctctctgctcctcacctggtcacactctgtctctcaaaaatagataaacattaaaaaaaaaataaagacaccccCCAACCTTCCCAGGGAACCTTAACCTTTTTGTCTTGCCCAGGGCTCATCCCTGTGTTTAACTGTTTCATTGAAGTTATTTAGTAAATGGCTATGTGTTTATTCCTTTCATCTTCTGAACCAGCATTGTGAAGAAGGCAAAACAGATCTGACAACCTCCATTCAGCAAATGGGGAAACAAAGGCCCACACGTAAAGAGATTTTCCCAGGGCCACATTGCTGGTGTTAGTGTCCCAGTCTCGAGACTCCCTAAATAGGACTCTGCTGATCCAATAATTGGAAGAGCCTGCCAGGGTCCCCAAGGTGCCAGAGGAAAACAACTTATGGCCAACAAAGTCACACTGGGGACACATACATTCTCCTGGTCTCCTGTGAGGCGGATGTAGGAGAGCAGGACCAATTCACTGAGTGGGCCACCTGGAATTGCCCTTCCTGTCAAGCTGGCTGGTTGTCATCTGGGGGGCAATGCCAAGCTTACCTTTGAGTAAGACACAACACCTCAGTTCTAATTTCCCTAACTCTGGAGGTGTAAGAGTTTTGGAGGCCAATGATTTGGCCTCACTGGGAGTTAACAAAGCCTAATTCATAAAGATGTTAACCATGGCAACAGTGACAATAATGGGGCCCTGCAAGATTCAAATTACCCAGCTCCTGGACCTAGTAGGCCTTAGCACACAGGAGTCTGTTATAACCAGTACTACCTTGCACTCCTGAAGTAGGCCTTCTTTGGTGCAGTGGCTTGGACCCCAGCACCCAAAcccatttatttctaaaaaattttaactgaagtttatttatgtattttgagagaaacagagagcatgaacaagggagggggagagagagggagagagagagagagagagagagagagagagagagagagagagaatcccaagcaggctctgcactgagcacggagcctgatgcggggctctaccccatgaactgtgagaacataacctgagcggaaaccaagagtttcccttaactgactgtgtcacccaggtgcaTCCCCCCCTACCCCAAGCCCATTTGGAGGGAATGGAGGCAGGCAGGAATAGTGTGGAGAGAAAGGGCTCTCTGAACAGAAGTTTAATAAGAGGTCATGTCTCTCGTCTGGCACCAGGAACCCCAGAGTGCTTTAGTGGCCACTAGGGGCTGGAAGATGGGGTTGCTTTGCTGACTGTGTTGTGCTGAGTGGGCAGCAGTCTGGTATGGGCTCTGATGACCCACCACCTGGCAGCCAAAGCACTTTCAGATCCACATCATTGCATTCTCCGAATACCCGGAACAAAGCAGGTCTTTTACAGGAGAcaaaatggaggcccagagaggtgagtaAATTCTCTAAAGTCACCGAGTGTCAGAGTCTGACTATAAGCTTGGAAATTCTTCCCACAGCAACATGGGTCTGGGATTCTGTCTTGGAAGGCTTAAGAGTGCCTTTTGCTCTTCAGATTCCTGCAGCCATCCTATCCCTGTCTGATGCTGGGATATAAGGACCTTCGAGGGAAACAGGGCACAGTGCTTCCCTTCATCTTAGGATGAGGCTGCCCTGGGACATCCTCCTTCCTTTTCACTAGGGAAGATTCTACGGAGGAAGTTAGCATTTCATCCTCAACTAGAAAAACCAGGGCAAACCCGATAAAGAGCAACTGTTCCCTTTGGCTGGTTGAACAAGAAAATCCTTGCTCTAAATAGTTTCCTGGAAATCTTCCTGTGTCTGAGTCCAAGTTGAACGGCTTTCAGCTCACCCCATTGCCTTCCATCATAAAGTAATTTAGATTAGCCACAACTGAGGGGATAGGGAAGGCCATTGTGTTTATGCCCCAAACTGATGGCTCTGACCCTTGCACAAGGAGAGATGTTTCTGCCCTCCCTCATTCCTCTGATAATAGTGTGACTCATGTTTTCTCCCCCTTGGGGCCCTAGTGACCTACTGCTATGGGATCATtcatggaggagggggaggctgaAACTGGCTTCTTGGGGGGGAAAAGCAAGTTCCAACTTTCTGAGAGACCTTCCTCCAGCCTGTCAAACATCCACTCAACCAGCTCTCTAGCCAGCCAGCCTGCCCATACCACCTGCACTCTTAATCTGTGTCAGTGTGCTGAGGTCTTTGAGTGCAACAAGGGTGAACAAGGTAAAGTCTGTGCCTTGCAGGAGTTGACAGATGATCTAGCGGAGTTAAGACATGCacacctggggcgcctgcgtggctcagtcggttaagcatctgattcttggcttcggctcaggtcacgatctcacagttcaggagttcgagtcctgcatcgggctctgctctgatggtgttctctctctttctctctctctttctcaaaaataaataaacttaaaaaaatgaaaaaaaatagtgtttaaaaaaaaaaagacatgcacaCTTAAGTGTGGTCAAGGCATGATACAGTCTGTCCTGTGAGAGGTGAGGGAAAAGTGCCATAAGATAGAGGTGTCAGGGGCTAGTTTAGAAAGGTTTGTAAGTCCCCTCAAATCTCAATCCATATGAAGTGGGGGGTCTGGCACCGCTTGAGCTTTCGGGGGAATGATGACCAAAGAAACTGCTTCCTGTGGTTGAAGGACCatgggaaatagagaaaaagggTGAACAGTAATGCTAATGAGGAAACAGGGTTATACTGTGCAGCTAACCCAGAACCCCTCTGAGTTTGCCTCGCAGGGCTCCTAGGCGGCTACAATGGAAAGAGTGACCCTGGGGCTCAGCACCTTTGCTCTCATCTCCTTTCCTCTGGCAGGTAGCTGGAAATTGGTAGAGGCAGCAGAGGCAGTGTCCTGAGGCCTTTCGTCTCTGGACCAGAGGAGAAACACACAGACAGACGTGGAAGGATgtaggagaggggagaaaggagggagaggggcacagcGCTAAAGGAAGGCAAATGAGGCCTTGAAGGGTCAACTGTTCCCTCCCACTCAGCCCCAGGCCCATGGACAGGAGATTTTTTTGTGCCTGTAGCTGCCCACTCTGGGACATAGAGGCCCCAGGCTAGGAAATGCATGTGCCCCTCCTGAAGCCTGGCCTTTGCCCAGCTTGGTCTCCCTGCCCAAGCAAGCGGCTCCTAGCTTTGATGTGAAATTCTGTTATCTCAACGGGAGAGAAAACCTCAAACAGGAAGTCCAGCGGGTTATCTCTCACTCTTGCCCTAAGTGGTGGCTCCTCCATGCTGCGATGTGATCACTGATAAAATATTAACAGGTTGTTATTGGGCACAGCAATACAGAAGCTGTAATCTGACCACCCCCTCTGCCTCACACAAGCTACCACTTTCCTGAGAATTGCTGCTCAGGAATTCCCAGTTAACTCTTGCCTACAggtccctgctctgggcctcatttCTGCATGAGACAGGTGGCAGTTGTCTCAGGTCTTAACAGAGCAGGAATTCACTCTACACGGGGAGATTATCAGGTTCTGTTTCCCATCATTCCTCAGGTCCCATTGCTCCAGAATGGCACCCTTGTCACTTCACAAGTCACTTCCTTAGGAGGGCtctgaagaactttctttttgCAAACATGACCTCATGGAGATAACACAGAGAGAATACACCTGCTTGCAAAGAGACATGTATAATGTGATGCAAAATAAGATGTCAAATGAGTATAAGCAGTGTGGCAGGCAACCCAGGGTTCAGTGGTGGCTTCTTTTCTCCAACACCACTTTTGGAAGTCTGTGACATTTGACAAAGTTCTATGCTGGTTGTTTGGGAGAAAGGCCAGTCACACCAAAATTACAAGTAGCCTCTTCATTTGCACTTATTTCGGGGATTTTACCCAACGGGACGCAATGAGGTGGATCGGCATTCCCCCACCAAGGCTATCTGATCCCTTGATTTAAAGGCACtgagtgtaggggcacctgggtggcttagtcggttaagcgtccgactttggctcaggtcatgatctcacagtttgtgggtttgagccccgctcccagctctgtgctgacaactcagagcctggtgcctgcttcggattctgtgtctccctctctctctctgcctctccaccgctcatgcttgctcgctcgctctctctctcaagaacaaatattgaaaaaaattttaaaggcactGAGTGCCTTGATGAAAAAGCACATCTGTTTTTCTAGGAAGAGAAGCCCAGTTCTAGATTAGCCCTTGACGTCAGTATTTGCACTAGTTTCTCAGTTTAgcgcttttttaaaaagaggcagaaTAAGATGAGTCcaatgggtttaaaaaaatggaacttgAGGGAGCAGGGGACTTCTCTGAGGAACACATGCACTCTTCAACTCAGTGACTCAATGGCCTCCAACGGAGACAgagtagaaatcaagaaaagGCAGACAAGATGAGGTGCCATCTTTTTCTTGACAATTCCAGAGGTACCTCGTGTGGTTAATTTTACTTCTCTGTATGTAATAATAAACCAGTATGTTCTCAAGTGTCACTTTCTCACTCCCCAAGAAACTTGTCCACCTCAGCactgtctggggtgggggtggggtgcagaggagCCAGTGAGAACACTCACAGGCAGAGGCCAACAAGTCCAAGACCTCCTGGAGTGTAAGAATACGATCTTGATGGCTGTTTTGATATCAGGAAAGCTGCCAAGTGACAGCCCTGAGTGAAAAACCCAGTCAAGAGGAAATGAATTTCCACATTGTTTGGAGGGATATTCGTTACATAAGTGAACGATTTCCTGATCATGAGGGCAGTTAAATATTGTGTAGGATTGTGGAACTTTCTTCCTTGGAAATTCCTAGTAGTGTGGGCTAGCTTTAGCATTTTCTTATCAAAAGGAAGAAGATGAGATTAGTTGTTTTCAAGACCCAAAGTATGGTGTAGTGGGAAAAGagcctgggctttggagtcagacaaaccTGGGTTTGGTTTGGCCACTGCATGctctagctgtgtggccttgggagaGACTCTTCCAATACTTTACATGttagtttcttcatatgtaaaatggaaatggtaCCTGCCTCTTACTATGGTCACAGTATAATATATAGTAGGTCCTCAGCAAGTAATTAACTGTATTCTAAGCATATCGGTGACCCAAAGGGTAGTGTCAAAGTCACACCAAAACGTGTGTCTTTGGGGAGCAGGAACAGTTGACATGTGCAAAGGATATACTTTCCCAGGTCAAAATTTCTCGATATTCTCCAAAAGTCTGAACACCTTAAAGACCTTGAACAGACTTCTACTCAACAGATTCCATTAACAGAGGCCAGAGGAAAAGCAGACTTGAGAAGTTGGAGAAGAAAGGAGTGGTGATGGCTCTTAGACCTTCA includes:
- the CLDN2 gene encoding claudin-2: MASVGFQLVGYILGLLGLLGTLVAMLLPSWRTSSYVGTSIVTAVGFSKGLWMECATHSTGITQCDIYSTLLGLPADIQAAQAMMVTSSAVSSLACIVSVVGMRCTVFCQDSRVKDRLAVVGGVFFILGGLLGFIPVAWNLHGILRDFYSPLVPDSMKFEIGEALYLGIISSLFSLVAGIILCFSCPLQGNRSNYYDAYQAQPLATRGSPRPGQPPKVKSEFNSYSLTGYV